In Aspergillus nidulans FGSC A4 chromosome II, a single window of DNA contains:
- the rad7 gene encoding DNA repair protein Rad7, protein (transcript_id=CADANIAT00004383), with product MRRQTRNQISGPRSALTDFLASNNISAAQIHDDYQRRLREAESQANEGQEERLTDEEYEDNIGETPEERKKRKRKEAATLAKIKQSKEFARRKARRIGEPDDEDELIAREMLKERARPMPGQLENCEICSKRFTVTPYSKTGPQGGLLCPKCSKEVGDKEKKLQPKKKGPRTTRRQNQSDLLDGITQHGALSLVEMCTKKVADNIQDITEFGDLPWQPLRRLSQILSKRRALTPRTLDLFLRPDLGFIDICDSGKLETDDFRKIFTFMPALTSVNLRFAGQLKDDVIDYMLDRNLSIRHLQLDSANLVSDLRWRQVFQKLGDKLETLRLSNLDSSLDDESIEVMCKHCTGLRRLKLTQCWRMCDRSLRAISTLPSLEHLSLDLIQETKTDSLVELVSRLGSNLRSLSLRGFSSADDTLLEMIHNKCRHLRKLRFSDNSVCTDKGFNELFLNWLNAPLEIVDLSSTRDVDNTNPNGPPDAIGLASNGFAALMRHSGSAIRILNIASCRHISYAAFEEAFAEGKNYPNLKELDVSFHGVMDDYLVGRILQCCPAIQKVVAFACFSVREPQVPKGVSLIGGLRTQDSLA from the exons ATGCGAAGGCAGACCAGGAATCAGATTAGTGGCCCGCGTTCAGCTCTCACTGATTTTCTCGCT TCCAACAACATCTCCGCAGCACAAATCCATGATGACTATCAGCGGAGGTTGAGAGAAGCGGAGAGTCAGGCCAATGAAGGGCAGGAAGAGCGACTCACTGACGAAGAGTATGAAGATAATATCGGCGAGACTCCcgaggaaagaaagaagcgtAAGCGAAAGGAAGCAGCCACCCTCgcgaagatcaagcagagcAAGGAGTTCGCTCGCCGCAAAGCTCGGCGCATTGGTgagcctgatgatgaagatgagcttATCGCAAGGGAGATGCTGAAAGAGCGTGCTCGGCCTATGCCTGGTCAACTTGAGAATTGTGAGATTTGCAGCAAACGATTCACAGTTACACCATACAGCAAGACAGGGCCTCAGGGCGGTCTTCTCTGCCCTAAATGTTCTAAGGAGGTTGGtgacaaggagaagaaatTACAACCCAAGAAAAAAGGACCCAGAACTACTCGGCGCCAAAATCAAAGTGACCTTCTCGACGGGATCACCCAGCATGGTGCTCTCAGTTTGGTTGAGATGTGCACCAAG AAAGTGGCTGATAATATCCAAGATATCACGGAGTTTGGTGATCTTCCATGGCAACCTTTACG TCGCCTAAGTCAAATACTTTCAAAACGACGGGCATTGACACCCAGGACACTGGATCTTTTCCTCCGACCCGATTTGGGATTCATTGACATATGCGACTCGGGCA AGCTTGAGACGGACGACTTCAGAAAGATTTTCACGTTTATGCCCGCTCTGACCAGCGTAAACCTTCGGTTTGCTGGACAGTTGAAAGACGATGTCATAGACTACATGCTCGATCGAAATCTGAGTATCCGACATCTGCAACTTGATTCTGCAAATCTTGTCTCGGATCTGAGATGGAGACAAGTATTCCAGAAGCTGGGGGATAAGCTAGAGACACTCAGGCTGTCCAACCTGGACTCTTCGCTAGATGATGAGAGCATTGAAGTCATGTGTAAACACTGCACGGGACTCCGACGGTTAAAGCTCACCCAATGTTGGAGGATGTGTGACCGTTCTCTTCGAGCCATTTCAACGTTACCGTCTCTGGAACATCTGTCGTTGGACTTGATACAGGAAACGAAGACCGATAGCCTTGTTGAACTAGTTTCCAGACTTGGCTCAAACCTGCGGTCGCTATCCTTGCGAGGTTTTTCATCAGCCGATGACACTTTGCTGGAAATGATACACAACAAATGCAGGCACCTTCGCAAGCTTAGGTTTTCTGACAATTCTGTCTGCACGGACAAAGGTTTCAATGAACTCTTTCTGAACTGGTTGAACGCTCCCCTGGAAATTGTGGATCTCTCGTCAACACGAGACGTCGACAATACAAACCCTAATGGCCCTCCAGATGCAATAGGACTTGCATCAAACGGGTTCGCTGCGCTCATGCGCCATTCTGGCTCTGCCATCCGGATACTGAACATTGCGTCATGTCGCCATATTTCTTATGCGGCCTTCGAAGAAGCGTTTGCGGAGGGCAAAAACTATCCTAACTTGAAAGAGTTGGATGTCTCATTTCACGGCGTGATGGATGACTATCTTGTGGGTCGTATTCTCCAATGCTGCCCAGCAATTCAAAAGGTCGTTGCATTCGCTTGCTTCAGCGTGCGAGAACCTCAGGTTCCCAAGGGGGTGTCACTAATCGGCGGTCTACGCACTCAAGATTCCCTTGCTTAG
- a CDS encoding putative ARF GTPase activator (Csx2) (transcript_id=CADANIAT00004380), with translation MGVVGSRLDDSGCLYFKDQNKLTIASVTISNSRRVLLNLIPNGFPATRYNARREPGDDTLVEYIQDPDCPPSAPHPSFLLRLNNDDELIFKFTFILRQTQTGNVSNSTVNGVATTLPEVADTILTGLTFAHAPNSKELDNLVTREFHANPNLQNNSNVQLVGDFSTGGSPSVQFDWTWKWKPPKSMEDKGGGWRNSCSFLDYDQRANRLNTLAYFSFWVQNTARFLPSPQITSPNLEVHMPMRNRVPSSQSVLSHSSDADISSNVPVQVVPETPPEANDAPPTSTAPVPAPAPAPVKVDLPHSRPGEDMSVVEDGPLFRATMKALEQKTGNMRAKIKKVLKKAEAAHQAQTACNDAVEAFLSALGDASTSNANAIQPALDHYFEKISRQILNYERLNALQLQKLVIEPLLKLYTNDIKQAEAKKKEFEEESRDYYAYVGRYLGQRQDSLKEKKRAESDSKYQAKRRNFELRRFDYSSFMQDLHGGRKEQEVLSHLTKYADTQAKTFLAAAKQVDDMVPQLDALIHEVNQADKEFQFQRTEREEKRRALEKSSNTYLEPDAPVSSSAASTLLTSGNGNQKPEGDLGRADSTGSQLRSVTSSNSTTSIQTSAAPNPSAGSSAMTSAINSSCQQRKEGLLWALSRPGSHIDPKGINKQAWHKFWIVLDQGKLSEYSNWKQKLDLHMDPIDLRMASVREARNAERRFCFEVITPQFKRIYQATSEEDMGNWIRAINNALQSAVEGRSMYPPPLSSEADKPSMGRDIGSVLTGKSSSVSHHSHHSSASSNVTRRTTVGARPSYVRGDSQGFEDNPSKLLQAVRDADQGNHWCADCNSTSKVEWVSINLGIVLCIECSGIHRSLGTHISKIRSLTLDVHSFSNDIVEILLQIGNRVSNMIWEATLDQAQKPVASSTREHRLRFITAKYADKAFVQPLPSPLSRFPTADETLLASIKRNDIQGVLYGIALRANVNVADRSRSTHAVFLALAAADPAHPGQMTSSISSRPSTSTKVIPFPVAELLVQNGAEIPSQPPPIPLSPAAQLYLNQRTARLSNFNHPVPAVTPADTLGSLPTLRGPGASNEQAPSSLDNKEREKLHKRGSAGARFAGKVASLGIDR, from the exons ATGGGGGTTGTCGGGAGCCGGCTTGACGACTCGGGGTGTCTGTATTTCAAAGATCAGAACAAAT TAACGATCGCATCTGTAACGATATCGAATTCTCGCCGGGTGCTTCTGAACCTCATTCCAAATGGATTTCCCGCAACCAGGTATAATGCGAGAAGGGAGCCCGGAGATGACACTCTGGTTGAGTATATACAG GATCCGGACTGCCCCCCTTCTGCTCCCCACCCTTCGTTCCTTTTGCGTCTGAACAACGACGACGAACTCATTTTCAAGTTTACCTTCATCTTAAGACAAACGCAAACAGGGAACGTGTCGAATTCCACGGTCAATGGGGTTGCGACTACTTTGCCCGAGGTAGCCGACACCATATTGACAGGCTTGACATTTGCGCACGCGCCGAACTCGAAAGAGCTCGACAATCTGGTTACAAGAGAATTCCACGCAAATCCAAACCTGCAAAACAACTCGAACGTTCAGCTCGTGGGCGATTTCTCAACCGGTGGAAGCCCGTCCGTTCAATTTGATTGGACTTGGAAATGGAAGCCCCCAAAGAGTATGGAAGATAAAGGTGGTGGTTGGCGGAATAGCTGTAGCTTTTTGGATTATGACCAAAGGGCTAATcgcctcaacaccctcgcGTATTTTTCGTTTTGGGTACAAAACACTGCTCGCTTTCTCCCGAGTCCGCAAATAACATCTCCGAATCTGGAAGTTCATATGCCTATGCGCAATCGCGTTCCTTCTTCGCAGTCGGTTTTATCACATTCTAGCGACGCAGACATATCGTCAAATGTCCCGGTCCAGGTCGTACCGGAGACGCCCCCTGAAGCTAATGATGCGCCTCCAACCTCCACGGCTCCAGttccggctccggctccggctcctgTGAAGGTAGATCTTCCCCACTCACGCCCTGGCGAGGACATGAGTgtggttgaagatggaccTCTATTCCGTGCTACTATGAAGGCACTGGAGCAGAAGACCGGCAATATGCGCGCTAAGATCAAGAAAGTtttgaagaaggccgagGCTGCGCATCAAGCCCAGACAGCTTGCAACGATGCCGTGGAAGCGTTTTTATCTGCTTTAGGTGATGCATCTACCTCCAATGCGAACGCAATTCAGCCAGCACTAGACCACTATTTTGAGAAGATTTCGCGGCAGATATTGAATTACGAGCGACTCAATGCTTTACAGCTCCAAAAGCTGGTGATAGAACCGCTTTTGAAACTCTATACTAATGACATCAAGCAagcggaggcgaagaagaaggaatttgaagaagaaagccgTGACTATTATGCTTACGTCGGTCGATACCTCGGACAGCGACAGGACTCactgaaggaaaagaagcgAGCAGAAAGTGACTCTAAGTACCAAGCGAAACGTCGAAATTTTGAACTGAGACGGTTCGATTATTCTTCGTTCATGCAGGACCTTCACGGTGGCCGCAAGGAGCAGGAGGTCCTTTCTCATCTAACTAAATATGCGGATACCCAGGCGAAGACCTTCCTCGCCGCGGCTAAACAGGTGGATGACATGGTGCCGCAGCTTGATGCCCTTATCCATGAGGTCAATCAAGCAGATAAGGAATTTCAATTTCAGAGGACggagagggaagagaaaCGGAGAGCCCTGGAGAAAAGCAGCAACACGTACCTTGAGCCTGATGCTCCCGTCAGCTCAAGCGCAGCGTCCACGTTACTTACTAGCGGTAATGGGAATCAGAAACCAGAGGGAGACTTGGGCCGCGCCGATAGCACCGGGTCACAATTGCGGAGTGTCACTAGCAGCAATTCAACCACATCAATCCAGACATCCGCGGCTCCCAATCCGTCCGCCGGTTCCTCTGCCATGACCTCAGCCATAAACTCAAGCT GTCAgcaaaggaaagaagggctGCTTTGGGCGTTATCTCGACCAGGATCTCATATTGACCCCAAAGGAATCAACAAGCAGGCTTGGCATAA ATTTTGGATTGTCCTCGACCAGGGTAAACTGTCAGAATACAGCAACTGGAAACAAAAGCTTGACTTACACATGGATCCTATCGACCTGCGGATGGCCTCAGTAAGAGAGGCTCGGAACGCAGAACGGCGGTTTTGCTTCGAGGTAATCACCCCGCAATTCAAGCGCATCTACCAAGCAACTTCAGAGGAAGATATGGGCAACTGGATTAGGGCAATCAACAACGCTTTACAGAGCGCTGTTGAAGGACGTAGCATGTATCCACCTCCACTCTCGTCGGAGGCGGACAAGCCATCTATGGGCCGAGACATTGGCTCTGTATTGACGGGGAAAAGCTCTTCAGTTTCCCACCACTCTCACCATTCATCCGCCTCGAGCAATGTGACCCGTCGCACGACAGTTGGGGCGCGGCCTAGCTATGTTCGCGGCGACTCACAGGGTTTCGAGGATAATCCCTCAAAGCTATTACAAGCAGTTCGCGACGCAGATCAAGGCAACCACTGGTGTGCGGACTGTAACTCTACCTCCAAGGTTGAGTGGGTTTCGATAAACCTAGGGATCGTCTTGTGTATAGAGTGCAGTGGCATTCACCGATCTCTCGGGACACATATTTCTAAAATCCGATCACTCACACTCGACGTCCATTCTTTTTCGAACGATATTGTGGAaatccttcttcaaatcGGAAACCGCGTCAGCAACATGATCTGGGAGGCTACTCTAGATCAGGCTCAGAAGCCGGTAGCCTCATCCACTCGAGAACATCGGCTGAGGTTCATCACCGCCAAATATGCGGATAAAGCGTTCGTTCAACCACTGCCCTCTCCATTGTCGCGATTCCCGACGGCAGACGAAACGCTTCTCGCCTCAATCAAGAGAAATGACATTCAAGGTGTCCTTTACGGCATCGCCCTTCGCGCCAACGTGAACGTCGCCGATCGCTCCCGTAGCACTcacgccgtcttcctcgcatTAGCTGCCGCGGACCCGGCACACCCCGGTCAAATGACGTCGAGTATATCCTCTCGACCTAGCACATCTACCAAGGTGATCCCTTTCCCCGTCGCTGAACTCCTTGTCCAGAACGGAGCCGAGATTCcgtctcagcctcctccaatCCCTCTTTCCCCTGCCGCTCAATTATACCTTAACCAGCGAACTGCACGACTCTCTAATTTCAACcatcctgttcctgctgtAACACCAGCAGATACGCTGGGATCACTGCCCACCCTCCGAGGGCCCGGAGCTAGCAACGAGCAGGCACCAAGTTCGTTAGATAACAAAGAGCGAGAGAAACTGCATAAAAGAGGAAGCGCTGGAGCTAGGTTTGCTGGCAAAGTTGCCTCGCTAGGGATTGATCGATGA
- a CDS encoding DNA repair protein RAD16 (transcript_id=CADANIAT00004382): MGRKKSDTNKDSAAFIVPGSCSSTSSRRTSLRLAQASSAEKLEIQHEISETQDESKSSGLSKTRRGMRLAKLEVTIPLKPTPCRSPSSVAADDTSADGINGYDTPATSVAVTPAASDIGPSKKRVSASVRARELRSGNMFLGGPKGSKRSLATETDNHFDAEIAESADAILARDLQLQEYQQNPLKRRMTSNDVFRRIDGFVDSPSILTELGDNARDDGSLGKKSQEISPERKLRTSRRSNVKLVMSDSDDTMDIDGSDYETDSDLSDVSSTASDYQPLIVQRTSQVNSVRNQGLSSQRQRPVTAASALAAGMSFRARRERQKLEKQHPSIITMWDDLKNDPPITPVPAAQPTGISRTLKRFQLEGLNWMMRQEKTQYKGGLLGDEMGMGKTIQAVSLLMSDYPAGRPSLVVVPPVALMQWQSEIQEYTDGKLKVLVYHNTNTKILALSQSIEKNGKVGIAMMALLKKTVSFIPFIITGSSLTKLTVSSGFSHVSVFNQEILNPITERDDPEARKAALAKLRLITDRIMLRRVKRDHTASMELPPKRQFDTYVSRGVMLNNYANIFGLIMQMRQVANHPDLILKKHAEGGQNVLVCCICDEPAEEAIRSRCRHDFCRRCVKDYIRSFDAGAVVDCPRCHIPLSIDLDQPDLEQHEDYIKKNSIVNRIRMEDWTSSTKIEMLVYELYKLRSKKQTLKSIVFSQFTSMLQLVEWRLRRAGFNTVMLDGTMSPAQRQKSIDYFMNNVNVEVFLVSLKAGGVALNLTEASRVFIVDPWWNPAAEWQSADRCHRIGQRRPCVITRLCIEDSVESRIVMLQEKKANMINGTINKDQGEALEKLTPEDMQFLFRGS; encoded by the exons atgggaaggaagaagtcgGACACTAATAAGGACTCTGCTGCGTTCATTG TTCCaggctcctgctcttctacCTCTTCCAGACGTACCTCCTTACGACTAGCTCAAGCGTCATCCGCCGAGAAATTGGAGATACAGCACGAAATTTCCGAGACGCAGGATGAGTCAAAGTCCTCGGGCCTATCAAAAACTCGTCGAGGTATGAGGTTGGCGAAGCTCGAAGTAACCATACCATTGAAACCGACTCCATGTCGTTCGCCCTCCTCCGTTGCCGCCGACGACACATCTGCTGATGGAATAAATGGGTACGATACGCCAGCCACAAGTGTCGCTGTAACACCGGCGGCGTCTGACATAGGCCCCTCCAAGAAGCGAGTCAGTGCTTCTGTTCGAGCTAGGGAATTGCGTTCAGGCAATATGTTCCTGGGTGGACCTAAGGGATCGAAGAGATCGCTTGCTACGGAAACAGATAATCACTTCGATGCTGAGATAGCTGAGAGTGCTGATGCGATTTTGGCCAGGGACTTACAGCTCCAAGAATATCAACAGAACCCTCTCAAACGACGAATGACCTCTAATGATGTTTTCCGAAGAATTGATGGTTTCGTCGATTCCCCTAGTATCTTAACGGAACTGGGTGACAACGCCAGGGATGATGGATCCCTTGGGAAAAAATCGCAAGAGATATCCCCTGAGCGTAAACTCAGGACGTCTCGTCGCTCAAATGTCAAGCTCGTCATGTCAGATAGTGACGATACTATGGACATCGATGGGTCTGATTATGAAACGGATTCTGACTTAAGCGATGTATCCTCTACTGCAAGCGACTACCAACCACTGATTGTGCAGCGAACGTCACAGGTGAATAGTGTAAGGAATCAGGGACTTTCGTCTCAGAGACAACGACCTGTCACGGCGGCGAGTGCGCTTGCAGCTGGGATGAGCTTTCGT GCTCGTAGGGAGCGACAAAAGCTTGAGAAGCAACACCCTAGTATTATAACAATGTGGGATGATTTAAAGAATGATCCTCCAATTACGCCTGTGCCAGCAGCGCAGCCTACGGGTATATCTAGGACGCTCAAACGGTTTCAACTCGAAGGCCTCAATTGGATGATGCGACAAGAAAAGACACAGTATAAGGGCGGGCTGTTGGGTGATGAAATGGGAATGGGCAAGACGATTCAAGCAGTGTCACTTCTAATGTCGGATTACCCGGCAGGGAGGCCGTCGCTGGTTGTTGTTCCCCCAGTTGCTCTAATGCAGTGGCAATCGGAAATCCAG GAATATACAGATGGGAAGCTCAAAGTTCTCGTCTACCACAATACCAACACCAAG ATTCTGGCCTTGAGTCAATCCATCGAAAAGAATGGAAAGGTTGGAATCGCAATGATGGCATTGTTAAAGAAGACA GTGTCATTCATTCCATTCATTATCACAGGCTCATCCTTGACGAAGCTCACAGTATCAAG TGGATTCAGTCATGTATCAGTTTTCAACCAGGAAATATTGAACCCGA TCACGGAACGAGACGACCCAGAGGCGCGGAAGGCAGCATTGGCAAAGCTGCGGCTAATCACGGATAGGATCATGCTCCGACGAGTCAAACGAGACCACACAGCCTCAATGGAACTACCTCCCAAGCG GCAGTTCGACACCTACGTGAGCCGCGGTGTAATGTTGAACAATTACGCTAATATCTTTGGACTCATTATGCAAATGCGGCAAGTTGCGAACCATCCCGATCTAATTCTGAAGAAGCATGCCGAGGGCGGGCAAAACGTTCTCGTTTGCTGCATCTGTGATGAACCGGCGGAGGAAGCGATCCGATCACGGTGCCGTCATGACTTTTGTCGGCGCTGTGTCAAAGATTATATCCGGTCATTTGATGCAGGTGCCGTAGTTGACTGCCCGCGATGCCATATACCCCTCTCGATTGACCTCGACCAGCCGGATCTTGAACAACATGAAGATTATATCAAAAAGAACTCCATCGTCAACAGGATACGAATGGAGGATTGGACTTCGTCGACCAAAATAGAAATGCTTGTCTACGAGCTCTACAAACTAcgcagcaagaagcagacgctCAAGTCCATCGTTTTTTCACAGTTCACCTCGATGTTGCAACTCGTGGAATGGCGCCTGCGTAGAGCTGGCTTTAATACAGTCATGCTTGATGGAACCATGTCACCTGCACAGCGCCAGAAGTCGATCGATTATTTCATGAATAATGTTAATGTCGAGGTGTTCCTCGTATCGCTCAAGGCAGGCGGCGTAGCCTTGAACCTGACGGAGGCGTCAAGGGTTTTCATCGTGGATCC GTGGTGGAATCCTGCAGCTGAGTGGCAGAGCGCCGACCGATGCCACCGGATTGGTCAACGCCGACCCTGTGTCATCACGCGGCTATGCATTGAAGATTCAGTGGAGTCTCGCATTGTCATgctccaggaaaagaaagcgAACATGATTAATGGCACCATCAACAAGGATCAAGGGGAAGCGCTTGAGAAACTCACCCCGGAGGATATGCAGTTCTTGTTCCGGGGATCGTAG
- a CDS encoding C2 domain protein (transcript_id=CADANIAT00004381) — MADTQSHIRPQHLGDKYGPRLVDKAEKLQNQAVAMAVGSKSDSSEPAGGFDSTPFPYAPPGFTLRFTFHRGVNLPVADFGTFSSDSYLVASLAVDVPQRHKQDPLPTYRTPTVRKNRDPVWEKEWTVANVPACGFRLKCRVYDEDAADHDDKLGNAYIQVDSISAQWPGIQQQPFRLKKHTGSKRVYLFGNVAAIASRRLHTDPHLVISVECLGKTPGTNGAQVYTVGPNYWFKHFSPLIGRLTGTKDAVQSQDGRKTVNRYNFQAIQIQLKGPVPKELYHRYVEFKPFVAGMFTSHTLRGRILNRALHHQHERIYNFDRATLDGQFDEPCLELTQKFLEFVHYAQGGRIFTYVLTLDGQLRFTETGKEFGIDLLSKHTMHSNVSIYIAYSGEFFVRQRKHNHRMQSLVSNSSSTEYIMDNDGEEMEVSTDPTKYELFIDNDSGTYRPNAKYLPLLKQFISSNFPGLHITTLDCQADAERMERLKNEQREQKNRARGQMAFLQQRSRSSSSLSISSSDEDELNEHSGLENKKRGDFARKVHEMRDVKSQVLRWAQADQDEGARKNATMSSRPPEGAPDQKNPQQ, encoded by the exons ATGGCAGACACTCAGTCGCATATCCGACCGCAGCACTTGGGCGACAAGTATGGGCCAAGGCTCGTTGACAAGGCAGAGAAGTTGCAGAACCAGGCTGTCGCTATGGCCGTCGGCTCCAAGAGCGACTCGTCCGAGCCTGCTGGAGGCTTCGATAGCACACCATTCCCCTATGCACCTCCTGGCTTTACTCTCAGATTCACCTTTCATCGCGGCGTAAATCTGCCTGTCGCTGATTTCGGAACGTTTTCTAGCGACAGCTATCTTGTCGCTTCCTTGGCTGTCGACGTTCCGCAGCGGCATAAACAAGATCCTCTACCTACCTACAGGACGCCGACTGTGCGCAAGAATCGCGACCCTGTCTGGGAGAAGGAGTGGACAGTGGCCAATGTGCCCGCATGCGGGTTTAGGCTGAAATGTCGCGTATacgatgaggatgcggcAGACCACGATGACAAATTAGGGAATGCCTATATCCAGGTTGACTCAATTAGCGCTCAATGGCCCGGCAttcaacaacagcctttTCGGTTAAAGAAGCATACTGGCAGCAAACGTGTCTATCTTTTTGGTAATGTTGCTGCCATTGCCTCGAGACGTCTTCACACGGATCCACATCTGGTCATCAGCGTTGAATGTCTGGGGAAAACGCCTGGCACTAACGGTGCGCAAGTATACACCGTTGGGCCGAATTACTGGTTTAAACATTTCTCGCCTTTAATTGGCAGATTGACTGGGACAAAGGACGCGGTACAAAGTCAGGATGGGAGGAAAACGGTCAACCGCTATAA CTTTCAAGCTATACAAATTCAACTCAAGGGACCTGTACCCAAAGAACTGTATCACAGATATGTGGAGTTTAAGCCTTTCGTGGCAGGGATGTTCACGTCGCATACTTTGCGGGGGCGGATACTCAACAGAGCGCTTCATCACCAGCATGAAAGGATCTATAATTTTGACCGGGCAACATTGGACGGTCAGTTCGACGAGCCATGCCTGGAGCTGACGCAGAAGTTTCTTGAATTTGTTCATTATGCCCAAGGGGGTAGGATATTCACTTACGTTCTTACTCTCGACGGTCAGCTTCGCTTTACGGAGACAGGAAAGGAATTCGGCATCGATTTATTGAGCAAACACACGATGCACAGCAATGTATCCATCTATATTGCCTATTCAGGGGAGTTCTTCGTTCGACAGCGCAAGCACAATCATCGAATGCAGTCCTTGGTATCAAATAGCTCATCCACGGAGTATATCATGGACAACGatggcgaagagatggaggtaTCAACCGACCCCACTAAATATGAGCTCTTTATAGATAACGACAGCGGCACCTACCGGCCGAATGCCAAATATTTGCCGCTTCTGAAGCAGTTCATCTCGTCTAACTTTCCCGGGCTACACATCACCACTCTGGATTGCCAGGCTGATGCAGAGCGAATGGAAAGGCTAAAGAATGAACAAAGAGAACAGAAAAATCGTGCGCGCGGCCAAATGGCTTTCCTTCAGCAAAGGAgcaggtcttcttcctctttatCCATATCGAGCTCTGACGAGGATGAATTGAACGAGCACAGCGGCTTAGAGAACAAAAAGAGGGGAGACTTTGCTAGAAAGGTGCACGAGATGCGGGACGTCAAGAGTCAGGTACTAAGGTGGGCGCAGGCAGATCAAGATGAAGGTGCAAGGAAGAATGCGACCATGTCCTCACGTCCTCCTGAGGGAGCACCTGACCAAAAGAACCCCCAACAATGA